A single window of Candidatus Neomarinimicrobiota bacterium DNA harbors:
- a CDS encoding DUF11 domain-containing protein: protein MKPTRFLIVALVLMGLVATASAVTEEGTVISNQAFGNYKDANGNDMAQVQSLVVTTTVSQVAGVSLGSNLTSPVSAMDSTLYAVTLSNTGNGSDTYTIGATGAANDGGTYDFYVYHDADASGTINTGDTEVTSSGAVAFEGSYDLLIKVVDVTSGGGNPGEEHVVTLTATSAFTVDSTATITLTSTVQAATVTGETTIIGDNTPAPGEPIVYESCFTNGGSEIAYNPVFVTIMPTNTTLDLTSVKINGGSAVTIETDGTPPYFYDVPTRTLTLQLADLGFTTGVDDEVCVQFAAIVDAPLAAGEPIGFPADNPKLTYENEGGDEYPGTVPTTDPVTFPPGGVVVDQTYAVSLDNGGVNAPYTYTGDPGDTLIFDFTVTNDGNGTDNFTFDDTTDYVTWVFYADTDEDGVLSAGEKTAGPVTETGNMTSGLVVYYIAIGTIPVGTADEATDTSIITAISQGAPGTVSGTDTNSTTCTAPLLTLVKSVTHGGFTYFNGDANEAAPGDTLIYTILVANSGTGVATTVVVTDAIPTNTTYVAESMTIDGTGDDDALNGAGDEAFKAASSVIFDFDSIAAVTGGDDTDQRILTFKVTVD, encoded by the coding sequence ATGAAACCTACACGCTTCTTAATCGTTGCTCTTGTCCTGATGGGATTAGTTGCAACAGCCAGTGCCGTCACAGAAGAGGGCACTGTTATCTCAAACCAGGCCTTTGGTAATTACAAAGATGCCAATGGTAATGACATGGCTCAGGTCCAGTCACTTGTGGTGACAACCACTGTGAGCCAGGTTGCTGGTGTGAGTCTTGGTAGCAACCTTACCAGTCCAGTCTCAGCGATGGACTCAACCCTGTATGCCGTCACATTATCGAATACTGGTAATGGTAGCGACACCTACACCATTGGAGCTACAGGCGCAGCAAATGATGGTGGTACTTATGATTTTTATGTGTACCACGATGCTGATGCCAGTGGAACCATAAATACTGGTGACACGGAAGTAACCAGCTCAGGTGCCGTTGCATTCGAGGGTAGCTATGACCTGTTGATTAAGGTTGTAGACGTAACTTCTGGTGGTGGGAATCCTGGTGAGGAGCACGTTGTCACATTGACAGCAACATCTGCTTTTACCGTAGATTCAACAGCCACAATTACACTTACCTCAACCGTGCAAGCTGCAACAGTAACGGGTGAAACTACAATCATTGGTGACAATACACCTGCTCCAGGTGAGCCAATTGTGTACGAGTCATGTTTCACGAATGGTGGTTCTGAGATTGCTTATAATCCTGTGTTTGTTACTATCATGCCAACAAATACCACTCTGGATTTGACATCTGTAAAGATCAATGGTGGCAGTGCTGTAACCATCGAAACTGATGGAACACCACCATACTTCTACGACGTCCCAACGAGAACCCTGACACTGCAATTAGCAGATCTTGGTTTTACAACTGGTGTCGATGATGAGGTCTGTGTTCAGTTTGCTGCCATAGTTGATGCTCCACTGGCTGCAGGCGAACCCATTGGATTCCCAGCTGACAATCCAAAACTCACCTATGAGAATGAAGGTGGGGACGAGTATCCAGGTACAGTGCCAACTACTGATCCTGTTACTTTCCCTCCAGGTGGAGTTGTAGTTGATCAGACCTATGCTGTCTCTCTGGACAACGGCGGTGTGAATGCTCCTTATACATATACTGGCGATCCCGGAGATACGCTGATCTTTGACTTTACAGTTACCAATGATGGTAATGGTACTGACAATTTCACATTCGACGATACAACAGATTATGTAACTTGGGTATTCTACGCAGATACCGATGAAGATGGTGTCCTCTCTGCCGGTGAAAAAACTGCAGGGCCAGTTACTGAAACTGGAAATATGACTTCCGGTTTGGTTGTCTACTATATAGCAATTGGTACCATCCCCGTTGGAACAGCTGATGAAGCAACCGATACAAGTATCATCACTGCCATCTCACAGGGTGCGCCGGGAACAGTTTCTGGAACTGATACAAACAGTACAACCTGTACTGCTCCACTTCTGACTCTGGTAAAATCAGTGACCCACGGTGGATTCACTTACTTTAATGGTGATGCCAATGAAGCCGCACCTGGTGACACTCTGATATATACCATCCTGGTTGCCAATAGTGGTACTGGTGTAGCAACTACAGTAGTTGTGACTGATGCCATTCCTACCAACACGACTTATGTCGCTGAAAGTATGACCATCGATGGAACTGGTGATGATGATGCTCTTAATGGAGCAGGTGACGAAGCCTTCAAGGCTGCAAGTTCTGTAATCTTCGACTTTGACTCGATTGCTGCTGTCACAGGCGGAGATGATACAGATCAGCGCATCCTGACTTTCAAGGTCACCGTAGACTAA